The following are encoded in a window of Lichenicola cladoniae genomic DNA:
- a CDS encoding cysteine hydrolase family protein — MPVTTLDLACALIVIDLQTGIVSLPAAHPVGPVIERAAALAAAFRRHGRPVVLVNVAGGAPGRTEQPPRIGQLPAGWTELVPELNRQPGDHLVTKRTWGAFTGTGLADYLNGLGVTQLVIAGVATSIGVESTARHASENGFNVTLAVDAMTDRNIDAHDNSVTRIFPRLGETGTAAEIIALLDKVAV; from the coding sequence ATGCCCGTAACGACACTCGACCTCGCTTGCGCACTGATCGTCATCGACCTCCAGACAGGCATCGTCAGCCTTCCCGCGGCCCATCCGGTCGGCCCGGTCATCGAGCGGGCCGCCGCATTGGCTGCCGCTTTCCGCCGTCACGGCCGGCCGGTCGTACTGGTGAATGTCGCCGGAGGGGCACCGGGCCGCACCGAACAGCCGCCGCGGATCGGACAGCTTCCGGCCGGGTGGACCGAGCTTGTTCCGGAACTGAACCGGCAACCGGGCGATCACCTGGTGACCAAGCGGACCTGGGGTGCCTTTACCGGCACGGGACTTGCCGACTACCTGAACGGCCTCGGCGTCACCCAACTGGTGATCGCCGGCGTTGCCACCAGCATCGGAGTGGAATCGACCGCACGTCATGCCAGCGAGAACGGCTTCAACGTCACGCTCGCGGTCGACGCGATGACCGACCGGAACATCGACGCGCACGATAACAGCGTCACCCGGATCTTCCCGCGGCTCGGCGAGACCGGCACCGCCGCCGAGATCATCGCCCTGCTCGACAAGGTTGCCGTGTGA
- a CDS encoding MarR family winged helix-turn-helix transcriptional regulator, with protein sequence MNEQPGDPDIQSAGRLATELRVLVGRMKRRLRGQTHFGDLTVSQALVLSRLERDGPATVTTLARAEGMRPQSMGANISVLEVAGLISGTPDPNDRRQTILSATPACIEWIEADRAARQDWLAGAIRNTLTAHEQQDLAKVVVLLNRIVDS encoded by the coding sequence ATGAACGAGCAGCCGGGCGATCCGGACATCCAGAGCGCCGGCAGGCTGGCGACCGAGCTTCGTGTGCTGGTCGGCCGGATGAAGCGGCGCCTGCGGGGGCAGACGCATTTCGGCGACCTGACTGTCTCGCAGGCGCTGGTGCTCAGCCGACTGGAACGTGACGGCCCGGCAACGGTAACCACCCTCGCCCGAGCCGAGGGCATGCGGCCCCAATCGATGGGCGCCAACATCTCGGTCCTGGAGGTGGCGGGGCTGATCAGCGGAACGCCGGACCCGAATGACCGCCGGCAGACGATCCTGTCCGCCACGCCCGCCTGCATCGAGTGGATCGAGGCGGACCGGGCGGCGCGGCAGGACTGGCTCGCCGGCGCCATCCGGAACACCCTCACCGCGCACGAACAGCAGGACCTCGCAAAGGTCGTCGTGCTGCTCAACAGGATCGTCGATTCCTGA
- the ada gene encoding bifunctional DNA-binding transcriptional regulator/O6-methylguanine-DNA methyltransferase Ada codes for MLADEGPIMDMTVETTTDPRWRRVLARDRTADGEFWYSVATTGIYCRPSCPSRAAKPENVGLHDTLDAARATGCRACRRCNPDGPSAEAGNAAIVAKACRLIEQSDELPSLTELAGAVGLSAGYFHRLFKTLTGLTPKAYAVGHRASRVREGLHGDRSITEAIHGSGFNSSGRFYAQSTSMIGMTPARYKAGGQHEDICFAIGQSSLGAVLVASSKQGVVSILLGDEPDALAENLQDRFPNARLIGDDRDYEQLVAQVVGFVEMPSLGLGLPLDVRGTAFQQRVWQALRGIPAGCTISYTELAAKIGSPGSVRAVAGACAANAIAVAIPCHRVVRSDGALSGYAWGIERKRALITREAAP; via the coding sequence ATGCTGGCCGATGAGGGACCGATCATGGACATGACCGTGGAAACGACGACCGACCCGCGCTGGCGACGCGTGCTGGCGCGCGACAGGACCGCCGATGGCGAGTTCTGGTATTCGGTGGCCACCACCGGCATCTACTGCCGCCCGTCCTGCCCGTCGCGTGCGGCCAAGCCCGAGAATGTCGGTTTGCACGACACACTCGACGCCGCACGCGCGACCGGGTGTCGTGCCTGCAGGCGCTGCAATCCCGACGGCCCGTCGGCCGAGGCGGGGAATGCGGCGATCGTCGCCAAGGCCTGCCGTCTGATCGAGCAGAGCGACGAGCTTCCCTCGCTCACAGAACTGGCCGGCGCGGTCGGCCTCAGCGCCGGCTATTTCCATCGGCTCTTCAAGACGCTCACCGGCCTGACCCCCAAGGCCTATGCTGTCGGCCACCGGGCCAGCCGGGTTCGCGAAGGGCTGCACGGCGATCGCAGCATCACCGAGGCGATCCATGGTTCCGGCTTCAACTCGAGCGGGCGGTTCTACGCGCAGTCGACGAGCATGATCGGCATGACGCCGGCGCGTTATAAAGCGGGAGGACAGCACGAGGACATTTGTTTCGCGATCGGTCAGTCCTCGCTCGGCGCCGTCCTGGTGGCGTCCAGCAAACAGGGCGTCGTCTCGATCCTGCTCGGGGACGAACCCGATGCGCTGGCCGAGAATCTGCAGGATCGCTTTCCCAATGCGCGCCTTATCGGTGATGACCGGGATTACGAGCAGCTCGTGGCGCAGGTGGTGGGCTTTGTGGAAATGCCCAGCCTGGGTCTCGGTCTTCCGCTCGATGTGCGAGGAACCGCCTTTCAGCAGCGTGTCTGGCAGGCGCTGCGCGGGATCCCGGCGGGATGCACGATCTCCTACACCGAACTTGCTGCGAAGATCGGATCGCCCGGGTCCGTCCGCGCAGTGGCGGGCGCATGTGCCGCAAACGCCATCGCGGTCGCCATTCCCTGCCACCGGGTGGTGCGCAGCGATGGGGCCCTGTCAGGTTATGCGTGGGGCATCGAGCGCAAGCGCGCCCTCATCACGCGGGAAGCGGCTCCCTGA
- a CDS encoding class I SAM-dependent methyltransferase: MLIQGKFRPPVPRPAVSPDEAAHAYDVAGRSYRDYADGDTDGLFDFSSRYSFADRQIWHRLDAVLVGMAAEGRRSVSILDVGCGPGTWLQRIIIRAGNLGFTRITARGFDISPAMIELALSGTRAAASTLAPGQVRLSIQLGDACRELQEPDRSADLCLCLYGVLNHLPREALPELASELVRVTARELFVTVRAAGSLPTIYVDSLDRARDFRQDNDADRMEIDLLDGRHLSFRSHLFRAADLRALFAPHVPAPCLTGLDLFHSRFATDPRWNPDALATEPVFAERLARLEQFCSSDPGFIDRAAHIMLQASIGAVQPSSRPMTRAV; the protein is encoded by the coding sequence ATGCTCATTCAAGGCAAGTTTCGTCCGCCGGTCCCGCGTCCGGCCGTGTCTCCGGATGAAGCGGCCCACGCGTATGACGTGGCAGGGCGGAGCTACCGCGACTACGCCGACGGCGATACCGACGGACTCTTCGACTTCTCCAGCCGCTACAGCTTCGCCGACCGGCAGATCTGGCATCGTCTCGACGCCGTGCTGGTGGGCATGGCGGCCGAGGGGCGTCGGAGCGTCAGTATTCTGGATGTCGGCTGCGGGCCGGGAACCTGGCTGCAGCGGATCATCATCCGGGCCGGCAATCTCGGGTTTACGCGGATCACCGCCCGGGGCTTCGACATATCGCCGGCGATGATCGAACTGGCGCTCTCCGGGACTAGGGCCGCCGCATCGACCCTGGCACCGGGCCAGGTGCGCCTGTCGATCCAGCTCGGTGACGCGTGCCGGGAGCTGCAGGAGCCGGACCGTTCCGCCGATCTCTGCCTGTGCCTGTATGGCGTTCTCAATCACCTCCCGCGCGAGGCGCTGCCCGAGCTTGCATCCGAACTGGTCCGGGTCACGGCGCGCGAACTCTTCGTGACGGTGCGTGCAGCGGGCAGCCTGCCGACGATCTACGTCGACAGTCTCGATCGGGCCCGCGACTTCCGGCAGGACAACGACGCCGACCGCATGGAAATCGACCTGCTCGACGGGCGGCATCTGAGTTTCCGCTCGCACCTGTTCCGGGCCGCCGACCTGCGGGCGCTGTTCGCACCGCATGTTCCGGCCCCGTGCCTGACCGGCCTGGACCTGTTCCACAGCCGGTTTGCAACCGATCCGAGATGGAACCCCGACGCGCTGGCGACCGAGCCGGTGTTCGCGGAGCGACTCGCGCGGCTGGAGCAGTTCTGTTCGTCGGATCCGGGTTTCATCGACCGCGCCGCCCACATCATGCTGCAGGCGAGCATCGGGGCGGTTCAGCCCAGCAGCCGGCCGATGACGCGGGCGGTATAA
- the hrcA gene encoding heat-inducible transcriptional repressor HrcA encodes MIDRLIPPRSPLPPGLDPRAASILREIVEQYVETGDPVGSRTLSRRLPQPLSPATIRNVMADLTEAGLLFAPHTSAGRMPTEKGMRLFVDGLLQFGSLTDDERETIVRTLETRGRSLQDTLADASAMLSGLSSAAGLVLAPKSDGQIKHIEFVALGSGRALVILVGTDGQVENRVIETPAGILPSSLVEAGNYLNARLRGLSLAELRRNVDDEMAANQTELDQVAAGVVESGLAIWGGEGRGGALFLRGQSKLLSDVTQIERLSTIQALFDRLETQETMLRLLDLAEQSDGVRIFIGAESGLFGASGISMVVAPARNEANRIVGAIGVIGPQRLNYGRIIPVVDYTARVIGRLLG; translated from the coding sequence ATGATCGATCGACTGATACCGCCGCGGTCGCCGCTGCCACCCGGACTTGACCCGCGTGCGGCATCAATTCTGCGCGAGATCGTCGAGCAATATGTCGAGACCGGTGATCCGGTCGGCAGCCGCACCCTGTCACGGCGCCTGCCCCAGCCGCTCTCGCCGGCGACCATCCGCAACGTGATGGCCGACCTGACCGAAGCGGGCCTGCTGTTCGCGCCGCATACCTCCGCCGGACGGATGCCGACCGAGAAGGGCATGCGCCTGTTCGTCGACGGACTGCTGCAGTTCGGCAGCCTGACCGACGACGAGCGCGAGACGATCGTCCGCACGCTTGAAACGCGCGGTCGCTCGCTGCAGGACACGCTGGCCGATGCATCGGCGATGCTGTCCGGCCTGTCCTCGGCCGCCGGCCTGGTGCTCGCGCCGAAGAGCGACGGCCAGATCAAGCATATCGAGTTCGTGGCGCTGGGTTCGGGGCGTGCCCTGGTGATCCTTGTCGGCACCGACGGCCAAGTCGAGAACCGGGTGATCGAGACCCCGGCCGGCATCCTGCCCTCGTCGCTGGTGGAAGCCGGCAACTACCTCAATGCCAGGCTGCGCGGGCTGTCGCTCGCCGAGTTGCGCCGGAACGTCGATGACGAGATGGCCGCCAACCAGACCGAGCTGGACCAGGTCGCCGCGGGTGTCGTCGAATCCGGCCTCGCCATATGGGGCGGCGAGGGTCGCGGTGGCGCGCTGTTCCTGCGCGGGCAGTCCAAGCTGCTGTCGGACGTGACGCAGATCGAGCGGCTCTCGACGATCCAGGCGCTGTTCGACCGGCTGGAGACGCAGGAGACCATGCTGCGGCTGCTGGACCTCGCCGAGCAGAGCGACGGGGTGCGCATCTTCATCGGCGCCGAGAGCGGGCTGTTCGGTGCGTCCGGCATCTCTATGGTGGTGGCCCCTGCCCGCAACGAGGCCAATCGCATCGTCGGTGCGATCGGGGTGATCGGCCCGCAACGGCTGAATTACGGGCGGATCATCCCCGTCGTTGATTATACCGCCCGCGTCATCGGCCGGCTGCTGGGCTGA
- the rph gene encoding ribonuclease PH has translation MRPSGRAPDAIRSVSIEPGFSYHAEGSVLIRMGRTEVLCAASVESRVPPFMRGQGLGWVTAEYGMLPRATHSRGEREAARGKQSGRTQEIQRLIGRSLRAVVDRKAMGEMSITVDCDVLNADGGTRCAAITGAWVALSLAFNTLVAKRVMATVPLTGQVAGISCGLTDLGAVLDLDYAEDRNAHADANFVLTETGGIVEIQATAEQAPFSEAQLHELMRLARLGTGTLFEAQRAAISGALAKVASR, from the coding sequence ATGCGCCCATCAGGCCGCGCACCCGACGCGATCCGCAGCGTCTCGATCGAGCCCGGTTTTTCATATCATGCCGAGGGCTCGGTGCTCATCCGGATGGGACGCACCGAGGTGCTGTGCGCAGCCAGTGTCGAATCACGCGTGCCGCCGTTCATGCGCGGCCAGGGGCTGGGCTGGGTCACCGCCGAATACGGCATGCTGCCGCGTGCCACCCATTCCCGTGGCGAGCGCGAGGCGGCGCGTGGCAAGCAGTCCGGCCGCACCCAGGAGATCCAGCGGCTGATCGGCCGGTCGTTGCGGGCGGTGGTCGACCGCAAGGCGATGGGCGAGATGAGCATCACCGTCGATTGCGACGTCCTGAATGCCGATGGCGGCACACGCTGCGCCGCGATCACCGGCGCCTGGGTTGCCCTCAGCCTGGCCTTCAACACCCTGGTGGCCAAGCGCGTCATGGCGACGGTACCGCTCACCGGGCAGGTAGCGGGCATTTCCTGTGGCCTGACCGACCTGGGTGCCGTGCTCGACCTGGATTATGCCGAGGACCGCAACGCCCATGCCGACGCCAACTTCGTGCTGACCGAGACCGGCGGCATCGTCGAGATCCAGGCCACCGCGGAGCAGGCGCCGTTCAGCGAAGCCCAGCTGCACGAACTCATGCGCCTGGCCCGGCTTGGAACCGGGACGCTGTTCGAAGCTCAACGCGCTGCAATTAGCGGCGCCCTTGCGAAGGTTGCCAGCCGATGA
- the rdgB gene encoding RdgB/HAM1 family non-canonical purine NTP pyrophosphatase — protein MNETLPTLSKGDRLVLASHNRGKLAEFDAMLAGHGITLVSAADLDLPEPEETEDSFEGNARLKAHAAARASGLPALADDSGFCVTALDGAPGIYSARWAGPAKDFGVAMQRVHDEGGAALLTDPHAWFVSVLCLAMPDGREAVFEGHINGQFVWPPRGTGGHGYDPVFMPNGDGRSFAEMLEAEKNAISHRARAFALFSDACLPPA, from the coding sequence ATGAACGAGACCTTGCCGACACTCTCGAAGGGCGACCGGCTGGTGCTGGCCAGCCACAACCGGGGCAAGCTTGCCGAGTTCGACGCGATGCTCGCCGGCCACGGCATTACCCTGGTGTCGGCGGCGGACCTGGACCTGCCCGAGCCGGAGGAGACCGAGGACAGCTTCGAGGGCAATGCGCGGCTCAAGGCCCATGCCGCCGCGCGTGCGTCGGGCCTGCCCGCCCTGGCGGACGATTCCGGCTTCTGCGTCACCGCCCTCGATGGCGCGCCCGGGATCTATTCCGCGCGCTGGGCCGGGCCGGCTAAGGATTTCGGGGTGGCGATGCAGCGGGTCCATGACGAGGGCGGTGCCGCCCTGCTCACCGATCCGCATGCCTGGTTCGTGTCGGTGCTGTGCCTGGCGATGCCGGACGGGCGCGAGGCGGTGTTCGAGGGACACATCAACGGACAGTTCGTCTGGCCGCCGCGTGGCACCGGTGGGCATGGCTACGATCCGGTGTTCATGCCGAACGGCGATGGCCGCAGCTTCGCCGAGATGCTGGAGGCCGAAAAGAACGCGATCAGCCACCGTGCGCGGGCATTCGCGCTGTTCAGCGACGCCTGCCTCCCACCCGCCTGA
- a CDS encoding NAD(P)H-dependent flavin oxidoreductase — MKTINAIRMGGTELLPLVEGGKGVSVSTGICSGHWAASGGAGTISVVNADSYDSDGRVVPQIYTGRTRRDRHEEMVNFAIAGGISQAQQAHELADGQGRVHANILWEMGAAERVITGVLEGARGLIQGLTCGAGMPYRLSDIAARYGIHYYPIVSSARAFSALWKRAYSKTAELLGAVVYEDPWLAGGHNGLSNSESPDKPEAPFARVLELRRLMRTFGLNDTPIIMAGGVWWLEEWEDWIDNPDLGPIAFQFGTRPLLTRESPIPSAWKQRLLHLQEGDIYLNKFSPTGFYSSAVSNDFLRELRGRSERQVAFSADPVGDHVAPYYIGGRRLVYLTQPDLVRAQAWEHEGYVEALRTPDSTLVFDTKAQTAQITADQAACMGCLSECRFSSWSQKAPSYSNGHKADPRSFCIQKTLQSISHAADDDIEATEQNLMFSGHNAYRFGTDPFYSNGFIPTVKQLMERILTGR; from the coding sequence ATGAAGACGATCAATGCGATCCGGATGGGCGGAACCGAGCTCCTCCCACTGGTCGAAGGCGGCAAGGGCGTTTCGGTCTCCACCGGGATCTGTTCCGGTCACTGGGCGGCGTCCGGAGGTGCCGGCACCATCAGCGTCGTCAACGCCGACAGCTACGATTCCGACGGCCGTGTCGTCCCCCAGATCTATACCGGCCGGACGCGTCGCGACCGCCATGAAGAGATGGTGAACTTCGCCATCGCCGGCGGCATCAGCCAGGCCCAGCAGGCGCACGAGCTCGCCGACGGCCAGGGCCGGGTACACGCCAACATCCTGTGGGAGATGGGTGCCGCCGAACGGGTCATCACCGGGGTGCTCGAAGGAGCGCGCGGACTGATCCAGGGCCTCACCTGCGGCGCCGGCATGCCCTATCGCCTGTCCGACATCGCGGCGCGCTACGGCATCCACTACTACCCGATCGTGTCCTCCGCCCGCGCCTTCAGCGCGTTGTGGAAGCGGGCCTATTCCAAGACCGCGGAACTGCTCGGCGCCGTCGTCTACGAGGATCCCTGGCTCGCCGGCGGCCATAACGGCCTGTCGAACAGCGAATCGCCGGACAAGCCGGAAGCGCCGTTCGCCCGCGTGCTCGAATTGCGCCGGCTGATGCGCACCTTCGGCCTCAACGACACCCCGATCATCATGGCGGGCGGCGTCTGGTGGCTCGAGGAGTGGGAGGACTGGATCGACAATCCCGATCTCGGCCCGATCGCGTTCCAGTTCGGAACCCGCCCGCTGCTGACCCGGGAAAGCCCGATCCCGAGCGCCTGGAAGCAGCGGCTGCTGCATCTCCAGGAAGGCGACATCTACCTCAACAAGTTCAGCCCGACCGGTTTCTATTCGTCCGCGGTCAGCAACGACTTCCTGCGGGAGCTGCGTGGCCGCAGCGAGCGCCAGGTGGCGTTCAGTGCCGACCCGGTCGGCGATCACGTGGCGCCTTACTATATCGGTGGCCGCCGGCTGGTCTACCTGACCCAGCCGGATCTGGTCCGAGCCCAGGCCTGGGAGCACGAAGGCTATGTCGAGGCGCTCCGCACACCGGACTCGACCCTGGTTTTCGATACCAAGGCCCAGACGGCGCAGATCACCGCCGACCAGGCGGCCTGCATGGGGTGCCTGTCCGAGTGCCGGTTCTCGAGCTGGAGCCAGAAGGCTCCGAGCTACAGCAACGGGCACAAGGCCGACCCGCGCTCGTTCTGCATCCAGAAGACGCTGCAGAGCATCAGCCACGCCGCCGACGACGACATCGAGGCGACCGAGCAGAACCTGATGTTCAGCGGCCACAATGCCTATCGCTTCGGCACCGACCCATTCTACTCGAACGGCTTCATCCCGACCGTGAAGCAGTTGATGGAGCGGATCCTCACCGGTCGCTGA